In a genomic window of Arthrobacter woluwensis:
- a CDS encoding hydroxymethylpyrimidine/phosphomethylpyrimidine kinase, protein MTSTELHSESPAIALTIAGSEATGGAGAQADLKTFQELGVFGIVNLTCIVSFDPKDNWNHRFVPVDQQVIADQLEATTAAYGPESGAGSVLDTVKIGMLGSPATISTVETALQGGGFRNIVLDPVLICKGQEPGHALDTDQALKAQILPLATFVTPNHFESESLSGMTISTVDDLVEAAKKIHALSGAAVLAKGGVRLAGDAAVDVFYDGETLEILSEPKVGEVAVSGAGCSLAAAVTAELAKGATPLEAARTAKAFVTRGIANRVTSGAPFTALWQGGAGA, encoded by the coding sequence ATGACGTCCACCGAACTGCATTCCGAATCCCCCGCCATCGCGCTGACCATCGCCGGTTCCGAGGCGACCGGCGGCGCGGGCGCCCAGGCCGATCTGAAGACCTTCCAGGAACTTGGCGTCTTCGGCATCGTGAACCTGACCTGCATCGTCTCCTTCGACCCGAAGGACAACTGGAACCACCGCTTCGTGCCGGTGGACCAGCAGGTCATCGCCGACCAGCTCGAGGCGACGACGGCGGCCTACGGTCCGGAGTCGGGCGCCGGGAGCGTGCTGGACACCGTCAAGATCGGCATGCTGGGCAGCCCCGCCACGATCTCCACGGTCGAGACGGCGCTCCAGGGCGGCGGATTCCGGAACATCGTGCTGGACCCCGTGCTGATCTGTAAGGGTCAGGAGCCGGGCCACGCCCTGGACACCGACCAGGCCCTCAAGGCCCAGATCCTGCCCCTGGCCACATTCGTCACCCCGAACCACTTCGAGTCCGAATCGCTCTCCGGCATGACCATCTCCACCGTCGATGACCTCGTGGAGGCCGCGAAGAAGATCCACGCCCTCAGCGGCGCGGCCGTGCTGGCCAAGGGCGGCGTGCGCCTGGCCGGTGACGCCGCCGTCGACGTCTTCTACGACGGCGAGACCCTGGAGATCCTGTCCGAGCCCAAGGTGGGCGAGGTCGCCGTCTCCGGCGCGGGCTGCTCGCTGGCCGCCGCCGTGACGGCCGAGCTGGCCAAGGGCGCCACCCCGCTGGAGGCCGCGCGCACCGCCAAGGCGTTCGTGACGCGTGGCATCGCGAACCGCGTAACCTCCGGGGCCCCCTTCACCGCACTGTGGCAGGGCGGCGCCGGCGCCTGA
- a CDS encoding PGAP1-like alpha/beta domain-containing protein, which produces MKLEYLGRELTPLISSSPWNGPDGLRFKSEWTGHRQVLMNTSRALLAASQVLQRNVEEQRAASTLTGTANGPLPGESPWQWYGRLLASAEPRDSEAKSSRGIVGGLLHGAKDKAGGLLDGAKDKAEDIADGTRDRVGDAWDFARHDAHSPLNNIPDALGDFSTDAINLAKASQLDPLLNGEPPSISRVVAATAKLAGSTLNLGSVLVSGGVNHPHILDDGHPAASGPHGLSTTDSTSKEELQPKKDHWPTPVPTDLSNILRGVDAAYDDKGKEGTPDGAVRITEVDKHDGKGPAYIVSIPGTQPWNPLSGSTANDVTGNLTSIANGESTAGGSVELALEKAGVPQDAPVLLVGHSQGGIIAANLASDRDFTDKYNVTNVITYGSPVDTIRVPNSIDTLAIQGSGDAVPRTDLGNAKLAPGGVPLPGSSANGAHVVTLPSPDGKDAELPSAKTVLLPPALQQPYLAHSAYDNAKILFGNLGANHSHTGYADSVGEHESSGGLNDYKNLSSTQRFLANEGDSVKSTTSNIGRTQ; this is translated from the coding sequence GTGAAACTGGAGTATCTGGGTCGGGAACTGACCCCTCTCATCTCCTCCAGCCCGTGGAACGGTCCCGACGGCCTGCGTTTCAAGAGTGAATGGACCGGACACCGCCAAGTGCTCATGAACACGTCGCGGGCCCTGCTCGCCGCGTCCCAGGTCCTGCAGCGAAATGTGGAGGAACAGCGGGCAGCCAGCACTCTGACCGGCACCGCCAACGGCCCGCTGCCCGGCGAGAGCCCCTGGCAGTGGTACGGCCGCCTCCTGGCGTCAGCCGAGCCCCGTGACTCCGAGGCGAAATCCAGTCGCGGGATCGTGGGCGGACTGCTCCATGGCGCCAAGGACAAAGCTGGCGGGCTGCTCGACGGCGCCAAGGACAAAGCCGAGGACATCGCAGACGGCACCCGGGATCGGGTGGGGGACGCCTGGGATTTCGCCCGCCACGATGCGCACTCCCCTCTCAACAACATCCCGGACGCCCTCGGAGACTTCTCGACGGATGCCATCAACCTCGCCAAAGCGAGCCAGTTGGATCCCCTGCTGAACGGCGAACCACCATCGATTTCGCGGGTCGTCGCCGCGACCGCAAAGCTCGCAGGCTCCACCCTCAACCTCGGAAGCGTCCTGGTGAGCGGTGGAGTGAATCATCCACACATCCTCGACGACGGCCATCCGGCCGCAAGCGGCCCACATGGCCTCAGCACCACCGATTCCACGTCGAAGGAGGAGCTCCAGCCCAAGAAGGACCACTGGCCCACCCCGGTCCCCACGGATCTGTCCAACATCCTCCGTGGGGTCGATGCCGCCTACGACGACAAGGGCAAGGAAGGCACGCCCGACGGAGCGGTGCGCATCACAGAGGTCGACAAGCATGACGGCAAGGGGCCGGCCTACATCGTCAGCATTCCCGGGACCCAGCCCTGGAACCCCCTCTCCGGCTCGACGGCCAACGACGTGACGGGCAATCTCACCTCGATCGCCAATGGCGAGTCGACTGCAGGCGGGTCCGTCGAACTCGCACTGGAGAAGGCAGGCGTGCCCCAGGACGCTCCCGTCCTCCTCGTCGGCCATTCCCAGGGTGGCATCATTGCCGCGAATCTCGCCTCGGACCGCGACTTCACCGACAAATACAACGTGACCAATGTGATCACCTACGGCTCACCTGTTGACACCATCAGGGTTCCAAACAGCATCGACACCCTGGCCATCCAGGGCAGCGGGGACGCGGTGCCACGGACGGACCTGGGGAATGCGAAGCTGGCACCCGGAGGCGTTCCCCTGCCGGGATCGAGCGCCAACGGCGCCCACGTGGTGACCCTGCCCAGCCCTGACGGCAAGGACGCGGAGTTGCCCTCAGCCAAAACCGTCCTGCTTCCCCCAGCGCTGCAGCAGCCCTATCTGGCCCACAGCGCCTACGACAACGCCAAGATCCTGTTCGGAAACCTCGGCGCCAACCACAGCCACACGGGTTACGCGGATTCGGTCGGTGAGCACGAAAGCTCGGGAGGACTGAACGACTACAAAAACCTCTCGTCAACGCAGCGTTTCCTCGCGAACGAGGGCGACAGCGTGAAGTCCACCACCTCCAATATCGGCCGCACGCAGTAG
- a CDS encoding queuosine precursor transporter, producing the protein MSANVQAAAPANKATYASIGSPFFGILLAIMAVIVILSNIGASKGVVIGPIVTDGGFFLFPLAYVLGDVISEVYGFKVARKAIITTFAISVFASLSYWVIIALPGFDDDYGRAKQAALEGALGPVPQIVLASLLAFLAGQTINSWILVKMKARTGEKTLWARLMGSSGVGEFVDTLIFCSIAAPVIGIADAPTFINYVLVGFLYKTLVEYALVPVTALVIRAIKRREPSYGA; encoded by the coding sequence ATGAGCGCGAATGTGCAGGCCGCTGCGCCCGCAAACAAAGCCACCTATGCCTCGATCGGCAGCCCGTTCTTCGGGATCCTGCTCGCGATCATGGCGGTGATCGTCATCCTGTCCAACATCGGCGCCTCCAAGGGCGTGGTGATCGGGCCGATCGTGACAGACGGCGGCTTCTTCCTCTTCCCGCTCGCGTATGTCCTGGGTGATGTGATCTCCGAGGTGTACGGCTTCAAGGTGGCACGGAAGGCGATCATCACCACGTTCGCGATATCCGTGTTCGCGTCACTGTCCTACTGGGTGATCATTGCGCTGCCCGGCTTCGATGACGACTACGGCCGTGCCAAACAGGCCGCCCTGGAGGGTGCCCTGGGCCCGGTCCCGCAGATCGTCCTGGCCTCGCTCCTGGCATTCCTGGCCGGGCAGACCATCAACTCGTGGATTCTGGTGAAGATGAAGGCCCGCACGGGGGAGAAGACCCTGTGGGCGCGCCTCATGGGATCGTCCGGTGTCGGTGAGTTCGTGGACACGCTGATCTTCTGCTCCATCGCGGCGCCCGTGATCGGCATCGCCGACGCCCCGACGTTCATCAACTACGTCCTGGTCGGCTTCCTCTACAAGACCCTGGTCGAGTACGCCCTGGTGCCCGTCACCGCTCTGGTGATCCGCGCGATCAAGCGCCGCGAACCGAGCTACGGGGCCTGA
- a CDS encoding FadR/GntR family transcriptional regulator: MSVWDEFETVGATVPERLSERLARLIEGGRISAGSKLPSERHLTELLGASRISVRQALQDLEMRGYLSSRPRSGWVVNSAEERTLEGSIFGNLTQKQRSIREVMDLRSVIEPPISERAAVRHAHRELALLEQPLFAAEQELLKPAPSSLILKQCDVEFHSAIAQVTHNPLLVRLVQDTHEWMVPTRQAAFQTAERIRQSVSAHRVIFAAIQSRDPAAARNAMQEHLRSVLSAIDPLTER; the protein is encoded by the coding sequence GTGAGTGTATGGGATGAGTTTGAAACCGTGGGCGCCACGGTGCCCGAACGACTGAGCGAACGCTTGGCCCGCCTCATCGAAGGGGGCCGAATCAGCGCGGGTTCGAAACTTCCGAGCGAACGCCATCTGACAGAGTTGCTGGGCGCGTCCAGAATCTCGGTGAGACAGGCGCTTCAAGACCTTGAAATGCGGGGGTACCTTTCCAGCCGTCCGCGGTCCGGGTGGGTCGTCAATTCAGCGGAAGAGCGCACGCTTGAAGGCAGCATTTTCGGGAACCTGACACAGAAGCAACGGTCTATTCGAGAGGTGATGGACCTCCGCAGCGTCATCGAGCCTCCGATCTCCGAACGTGCCGCGGTTCGCCACGCGCACAGAGAGCTCGCCTTGCTGGAACAACCCTTGTTCGCGGCAGAACAAGAGTTGCTGAAGCCGGCGCCGTCGTCGTTGATTCTGAAGCAGTGCGACGTCGAGTTCCACTCTGCGATCGCCCAGGTCACTCACAACCCACTGCTCGTGCGGTTAGTCCAGGACACCCACGAATGGATGGTCCCCACACGACAGGCGGCATTTCAGACTGCTGAAAGAATCAGGCAGTCAGTTTCAGCTCACAGAGTGATCTTCGCGGCCATCCAGTCACGAGATCCTGCTGCTGCCCGAAACGCGATGCAGGAGCACCTCCGCAGCGTCCTCAGTGCGATCGACCCGCTGACGGAACGTTAG
- a CDS encoding POT-type proton-dependent oligopeptide transporter: MVRTYIPVFLSSLLFWTLLFQLFTTLALYMDTRVDLSIGDVTLPPALIITLEGLFATLIAPVFAGIWARMGVRQPEGGKKILAGIACMSLSLVLFSFMAGSTGPTNNVLVVLFAMVMFAIAEIVVVPTALSLTARLAPSAASSQMTSLYFLTMAGGSTLSGFIAQTYSPSNEMPFFLTVGMGSFAAAVVLYLFYRAMNRKTIAREAG; this comes from the coding sequence ATGGTTCGCACCTATATTCCTGTCTTTCTTTCCAGCCTGCTCTTTTGGACCCTTTTGTTCCAGTTGTTCACCACTCTTGCCCTGTACATGGACACCCGGGTGGATCTGAGTATTGGCGATGTCACGCTTCCACCGGCCCTCATCATCACGCTCGAAGGTCTCTTTGCCACGCTCATCGCTCCGGTATTCGCCGGAATCTGGGCGCGAATGGGGGTCCGCCAGCCGGAGGGAGGGAAGAAGATCCTGGCCGGGATCGCGTGCATGTCCCTCTCGTTGGTGCTGTTCAGCTTCATGGCCGGCTCAACGGGGCCGACGAACAATGTGCTGGTGGTTCTTTTCGCCATGGTGATGTTCGCGATTGCTGAAATCGTGGTAGTGCCGACAGCCCTGTCATTGACTGCACGCCTGGCCCCTTCAGCCGCTTCGTCGCAGATGACCTCTTTGTATTTCTTGACGATGGCTGGGGGATCCACATTGTCGGGATTCATCGCCCAAACCTACTCGCCGAGCAACGAGATGCCGTTCTTCCTGACCGTCGGCATGGGCTCTTTCGCAGCCGCCGTCGTACTGTACCTCTTCTACCGGGCCATGAACCGCAAGACGATTGCGCGAGAAGCCGGCTGA
- a CDS encoding gamma-glutamyltransferase family protein, whose product MNSVLSSPGRVAIAAPHTAAVDAAREVVAAGGNAIDAAVAAAAVLTVVYPHMCSVGGDVIALVRKPDGQQVCVNASGAYGSSPLATSALADLNGKMPILGPLTVSVPGAVSGWASLLELGGSLTVAQVLAPAIRLAQEGMVVSPGLAEAIEFDKATLAQDAGMRAMFFVNGEPLMAGDVVVQEALARTLHQLATEGLDSMYRGNLAARLSSALEAVGVPVTQEDLARHQPSIESALTRCYGPITVSTAAPNSQGFTMLRSLGAAFAAGGSPTTIDRGILAELFYSGDTIRDSRLADPRFAPVDVDAELSDAALEQALDAAKKSLQGHGRPESAFTPRPGGDTIGVAAVSADGTAISLIQSVFHSFGSQILEPETGLVLHNRAAFFSLDPKSPNRLQPGKRPAHTLVPVIVEHENGTVSAHGTMGGKAQSQIHTQLILRYLDGLNAQQVVTAPRFIVGGLEAGTSNDRIMVESSMDATTTAQLRKTTMHLTEGKNLDSDAGHSMVARLNADGSLDAGADPRSDGASWTGEK is encoded by the coding sequence ATGAATAGCGTCTTGTCAAGTCCCGGCCGTGTTGCAATCGCGGCCCCCCACACCGCAGCCGTCGACGCGGCGCGGGAAGTTGTCGCTGCCGGTGGAAACGCGATCGACGCAGCCGTAGCCGCAGCTGCAGTGCTGACGGTTGTCTACCCCCATATGTGCAGCGTCGGTGGAGACGTGATCGCGCTCGTCAGGAAGCCTGACGGCCAGCAAGTATGTGTCAATGCGTCAGGAGCCTACGGGTCTTCTCCTCTCGCAACGTCCGCGTTGGCAGATCTGAATGGAAAGATGCCGATCCTCGGTCCTCTCACGGTCTCAGTGCCGGGCGCGGTTTCCGGGTGGGCTTCTCTGTTGGAGCTGGGCGGGTCCCTCACCGTCGCGCAGGTCCTCGCCCCAGCCATCCGTTTGGCTCAGGAAGGAATGGTTGTCAGCCCCGGCCTTGCCGAGGCTATCGAATTCGATAAGGCCACGTTGGCGCAGGACGCTGGAATGCGTGCGATGTTCTTCGTGAACGGAGAACCGTTGATGGCAGGCGACGTCGTGGTTCAGGAGGCGCTGGCCCGCACGCTGCATCAGCTTGCAACCGAAGGGCTCGATTCCATGTATCGAGGCAACCTTGCTGCCCGCCTTTCCTCCGCTCTCGAGGCTGTGGGTGTCCCCGTGACACAAGAGGACCTCGCTCGGCACCAGCCCAGTATCGAATCGGCCCTGACGCGGTGCTATGGGCCTATCACGGTGTCGACTGCCGCTCCGAACTCGCAGGGATTCACCATGCTCCGAAGCCTAGGAGCGGCGTTCGCCGCAGGAGGCAGTCCCACAACCATTGACCGAGGAATCTTGGCCGAACTCTTCTACAGCGGCGACACCATCCGAGACAGCCGCCTGGCTGACCCCCGATTCGCCCCCGTCGATGTTGACGCTGAGCTTTCCGATGCAGCATTGGAACAAGCCCTCGATGCCGCCAAGAAAAGTTTGCAGGGCCACGGTAGGCCAGAATCCGCATTTACACCCCGCCCGGGCGGAGACACAATCGGTGTGGCCGCCGTTTCAGCGGACGGAACAGCGATTTCCCTCATCCAATCCGTCTTCCACTCTTTCGGATCACAGATTCTCGAACCGGAAACAGGGTTGGTGCTTCATAATCGCGCAGCCTTCTTCAGCTTGGACCCGAAGTCCCCGAATCGGCTGCAGCCCGGCAAACGGCCCGCACATACGCTGGTGCCTGTCATCGTTGAACACGAAAATGGAACGGTGTCGGCACATGGCACGATGGGCGGGAAAGCTCAGTCGCAGATCCACACCCAACTCATCCTTCGCTACCTTGACGGGCTCAACGCCCAACAGGTTGTCACAGCCCCACGGTTCATCGTCGGCGGGCTGGAAGCCGGAACCAGCAATGACCGGATCATGGTCGAATCCTCGATGGATGCGACGACGACGGCCCAGCTGCGTAAAACGACCATGCATCTCACCGAGGGCAAAAACCTCGACAGCGACGCAGGCCACTCGATGGTGGCAAGACTCAATGCCGACGGGTCGCTGGATGCTGGAGCAGACCCCCGGAGCGATGGAGCTTCGTGGACAGGAGAAAAGTGA
- a CDS encoding YoaK family protein, with product MNHEANERLRLWMMMALTFVTGALDAVGYLGMDRIFTGNMTGNIVILGMASVGGHGLPTVGPASALAAFMAGAAISGAVLRRSSKAWNVQVSILLAIGTVILIACAVVLLTSGAHPEWLRVTIASAIALQMGSQALIARFLAVKDMTTVVVTSTLTSLAGESLFGPGNRLMNRRFWAIAMLFAGAVSGAALMRINLSVPVFVAAAVTGIVLVLGIFTWNPSPRGRADQTVGGRAVRSTSWKHEDRATNLTRTPHARAENE from the coding sequence ATGAATCACGAAGCGAATGAACGGCTGCGGCTCTGGATGATGATGGCCCTGACCTTCGTCACGGGGGCCCTAGACGCTGTCGGGTACCTGGGGATGGATCGAATTTTCACTGGAAACATGACAGGCAATATCGTCATTCTAGGTATGGCCTCGGTGGGTGGGCATGGCCTGCCCACCGTCGGACCAGCGTCGGCCTTGGCTGCGTTCATGGCTGGAGCGGCGATCTCGGGAGCTGTGCTCCGGCGCAGCTCAAAGGCTTGGAACGTCCAGGTGAGCATCCTATTGGCCATCGGCACCGTCATCTTGATTGCATGCGCGGTCGTGCTCCTCACTAGTGGCGCGCACCCGGAATGGCTCAGGGTCACGATAGCCTCAGCCATCGCCCTTCAGATGGGCTCCCAGGCATTGATCGCCCGATTCCTTGCGGTGAAGGACATGACGACAGTCGTCGTCACTTCGACACTCACGTCACTTGCGGGGGAATCGTTGTTCGGACCGGGAAACCGGCTCATGAATCGGAGATTCTGGGCGATCGCCATGCTCTTTGCGGGGGCAGTTTCGGGGGCTGCGCTGATGCGTATCAATCTAAGTGTTCCAGTCTTCGTCGCTGCAGCGGTGACGGGAATCGTGCTGGTCCTCGGGATCTTCACATGGAATCCGTCACCACGGGGGCGAGCGGATCAAACCGTTGGCGGTCGAGCGGTCCGTTCCACGTCCTGGAAGCATGAAGACCGCGCTACGAACTTGACCCGAACGCCTCATGCTCGCGCTGAGAATGAGTAA
- a CDS encoding ArsR/SmtB family transcription factor encodes MNSVSRPGLAGTAALLANETRASIMMSLLDGRAWTPTELAGALTIARPTATEQLHRLVDAGMLTEVRQGRHRYVRLASPAVADLVESLAAFSQKSEPAAATLRSQRADNALREARTCYRHLAGRLGVALTDGMHRLGYLHPTWALTAAGHAWFETLEVELPRTSSRAFTRPCLDWTERRDHLAGTAAEALLATFVRRQWLTQHGSSRAVRLTAEGTAALKPLLNCPTCP; translated from the coding sequence ATGAACAGCGTCAGCAGGCCGGGCCTTGCGGGAACCGCGGCGCTCCTGGCGAATGAAACACGGGCGTCGATCATGATGAGCCTGCTGGATGGCCGGGCGTGGACGCCCACGGAACTCGCGGGCGCCCTCACGATCGCCCGCCCCACAGCCACTGAACAGCTCCACCGCCTGGTCGACGCCGGGATGCTCACCGAGGTCCGGCAGGGCCGGCACCGGTATGTGCGCCTTGCGAGCCCCGCCGTGGCGGATCTCGTGGAGTCGCTCGCGGCCTTCTCCCAGAAGTCAGAACCGGCTGCCGCGACGCTTCGGTCGCAGCGGGCGGACAACGCCCTGCGTGAGGCGCGTACTTGTTACCGCCACTTGGCGGGACGACTGGGCGTGGCCCTGACCGATGGAATGCACCGTCTCGGCTATCTGCACCCCACGTGGGCCCTGACCGCGGCAGGTCATGCCTGGTTCGAGACACTCGAAGTGGAACTTCCAAGGACGTCCTCGCGTGCGTTCACCCGTCCCTGTCTGGACTGGACCGAACGACGGGACCACCTCGCAGGCACTGCCGCGGAGGCACTGCTGGCCACTTTCGTCCGCCGACAATGGCTCACGCAGCACGGAAGTTCGCGGGCTGTTCGCCTCACCGCAGAGGGAACCGCAGCCCTCAAACCCTTACTGAACTGCCCCACCTGCCCCTAG
- a CDS encoding flavin reductase family protein, producing MDSSVVISPSVHYFGTPVMLLSTLMPDGRTTNITPISSGWALGSTYVLGLGRGGQALRNLEERPELVINLPSHDAVAAIERIAPTTGSAVVPEAKRAAYRHEPDKWGLGGFDPLPSECVTPARIAQCPVQIEARVIRTTPLDDTEDAVVVHTRILRTHAHEPIVIPGTSHIDVERWTPLYYTFRHYFAQGATVGANFRAEA from the coding sequence ATGGATTCCTCAGTCGTGATATCGCCGTCAGTGCACTACTTCGGAACGCCGGTGATGCTCTTGAGCACTCTGATGCCCGACGGACGGACGACGAACATCACGCCGATCTCGTCAGGGTGGGCCCTGGGCTCCACGTACGTTCTCGGCCTGGGCCGCGGCGGGCAGGCGCTGCGCAATCTGGAAGAGCGCCCTGAGCTGGTGATCAACCTGCCTTCACACGATGCGGTCGCCGCCATTGAACGCATCGCCCCGACCACCGGATCCGCCGTCGTGCCTGAGGCCAAACGTGCTGCATACCGCCACGAGCCTGACAAATGGGGGCTCGGCGGCTTCGATCCCCTGCCGAGTGAGTGCGTGACACCTGCCCGCATCGCTCAATGTCCGGTGCAGATCGAGGCGAGAGTCATCCGCACGACACCGCTCGACGACACCGAGGACGCCGTGGTGGTCCACACTCGGATTCTGAGAACCCACGCCCACGAGCCGATCGTCATCCCGGGCACGTCCCATATCGACGTCGAGCGATGGACTCCGCTGTACTACACCTTCCGGCACTATTTCGCTCAAGGCGCCACCGTCGGCGCCAACTTCAGAGCTGAAGCCTGA
- a CDS encoding DUF6264 family protein: MDDDHLPQPDYAGTFPDGRVVLCNTFAMTVQPPPEFSGPSGAGSWPGAPQPTRSGAQIADLIVSIMLIIIGVVGFAYLGFLTLFLSMLSDGCYADRCNTGLMSAGWLIALALPPGVFVGAVIWTIIRLVRRQSAWWVTLAGAFLSILIWAGGAGLMQAGLGD; the protein is encoded by the coding sequence GTGGATGACGACCATTTGCCGCAGCCGGATTACGCCGGCACATTCCCTGACGGGCGGGTTGTGCTGTGCAATACTTTCGCCATGACGGTACAGCCACCACCGGAATTCTCCGGCCCCTCGGGGGCAGGGTCGTGGCCGGGCGCTCCCCAGCCGACCAGGTCAGGTGCCCAGATCGCAGACCTGATCGTCTCAATCATGTTGATCATCATCGGCGTCGTCGGATTCGCATACCTCGGATTCCTGACTCTTTTCCTCTCGATGTTGTCTGACGGCTGCTACGCGGACCGATGCAATACAGGCCTGATGTCGGCCGGATGGTTGATAGCCCTCGCTTTACCGCCCGGCGTCTTTGTTGGAGCGGTCATCTGGACCATCATCCGACTCGTCCGTCGTCAAAGCGCTTGGTGGGTCACCCTTGCAGGGGCCTTCCTCTCCATCCTGATCTGGGCAGGCGGTGCCGGCCTCATGCAAGCGGGCCTTGGAGACTAA
- a CDS encoding TetR/AcrR family transcriptional regulator, translating into MAESRPRCRIRGERLLGRWFIDDVSRGSDILARRLTPKARRAEIVEIASSAIMTEGFSSLSLREIARRCRMSTPGLMHYFPDMVSLLGAVLEYRAEVEIATEYAQIEGITLIELLEKARSYRNSLPAETRQFDVLETEALNPLHPAHQYFNERNQRMLERIRPIVEREYASPDEVMTLLGLIFDGFRLKSVREAGKHWTEDIEAWKIAYKALDSFPRKQSSES; encoded by the coding sequence ATGGCGGAAAGTAGGCCGCGCTGCCGAATCCGAGGTGAGCGCTTGCTGGGGCGGTGGTTCATCGACGATGTTTCAAGGGGAAGTGATATTTTGGCGCGTAGGTTGACCCCGAAGGCCCGTCGCGCGGAGATTGTGGAGATCGCGAGCTCTGCCATCATGACCGAGGGATTCAGTTCCTTGTCGTTGAGGGAGATAGCGCGGCGTTGCAGGATGTCCACGCCAGGGCTCATGCACTACTTCCCTGACATGGTGTCTCTTCTCGGCGCGGTGCTTGAGTACCGAGCTGAAGTCGAGATAGCGACTGAGTATGCGCAAATTGAGGGCATTACGCTCATCGAGCTGCTGGAGAAGGCTCGGAGTTATCGCAACTCGTTGCCGGCGGAAACCAGGCAATTCGATGTTCTAGAAACCGAGGCCCTGAATCCCTTGCATCCAGCACATCAGTATTTCAACGAGCGAAACCAGCGCATGCTTGAGCGGATCCGACCCATTGTGGAGCGCGAGTACGCCAGTCCGGATGAGGTGATGACCCTACTTGGGCTGATCTTTGACGGGTTCCGTCTCAAATCCGTCCGGGAGGCTGGGAAGCACTGGACCGAAGACATCGAAGCGTGGAAGATCGCGTACAAGGCCCTCGATAGCTTTCCGCGCAAGCAGAGCTCGGAGTCTTAG